The DNA region TGCAAGTGATAATGTATTTAGTGATTCTGTGACATATGAAATCGCGACTGTAACTGGTAGTTTAAGTGCAGGTTTTAGTATGACAAAAACGATTAACGTTAGTGCATAATAATGGTACCGTATGAAAATGATAACCCTTCACTATAAAAAAGTTATTGATAGTCATAGTACTTCCGAATGGGAAAAAATGCTATGGGAAGATTCTTTTATGGAATTTAAAATGCAATTTCAGAACCATAATGCGAATGGTTCTCTTTTTACATTGAAGGGATTGGTAAATAGTGGTGTGAATATTGAACCGCTGGAATATCTTGTAAGTGCATCCGTAGTTGGATATATACAACAACTTAATGGTATTGTTCCTGATCTAATTGACAATATAGGTATTCGGTATTTCGGTTTTGAATCTTTCCAGTTTCAACTCATTGACTCAGATACTAGAAATATACATCAACATAAGATTGCTATTAATTATTTTTCTAGTCAATATGAATGGTTGGAGACAATAGGAGAGTTCTTGATCGTAAAAAAGAAAAACGAAGCGAATTTGTATACTATAAAATTGGTTCCTTATTTATCTATACAAACTATTGATTATGAATAATACAGTACACGAAATTCCTGGAAGGATTGTTTTAAGTAATTTTAGAAAGTTAAATGAATTTTCTAAAGGGCAGTATTATAGTTTGCCTCAAATTGGTGAAAATAATCCTAGTGGTGATTTACATGATATTTGGGATGTTTATTTGGATGCTGATGGTCAATTGAGTATTGAAAATGATTTGTTTAAATCAATTATCCTAATTCCTATTTATAATAGTGTCGTTTTTTATAATAGAAATGAAAAAATACATTGTTATCCAGGAGAAGTATACATATTCGAAAATAAAATGAATATCAAATCTCATTTGCATAATGATACGAATGAAGTTTGTACATTTTTAATAGCCTATTTCAACGAAACTCAAGAAGCAAAAACAATTGCACTGGAAATAAATGAGCTCAAAAACAAACTAATTCCTTTAAGTCCAAATTTATCTATTGGTTGCTTTGATTGCAAGGCAAAACAAATACAAAAGGATCTTTTCTCGTCCAAAAATCTTTACTATGTAATTGAGGGTTCTTTTGAGATTGATGATCGATTATTAGGGCCGCGCGATAGCCTTATTTTATGGGAAAAAGAGGATGTTGAAATTGAATCGTTAAGTAATAATTCGATACTTCTGAGTTGGAGTGAATAGATATTTGAATATTTTTTGCCTAAGTTCCATCATTTTTATATTTTTACGATACAAGATATATAATGGAGGAAAAAAATATATTTGGCACCCATTCCTTAATGACCTTAACTACAAGTGCAGCGGACAAATTAACCGATGAGAATACTTTTTGTGCCTTTACTGATTTCTTAATTGATGAATATGGTTTAGAAAAAGTTGGGCAAGTTGTTCATAAATTTGAATCCCAAGGATTCACCGCGTCATTTTGTTTGAAAGAATCTCACATTTGTATACATACTTGGCCAGAACTAAAGAGTCTTACATTGGATGTTTACCTTTGTAATTATAGCCAAGATAATACTGATAAAGTACAAGAAATTTCAGCATCCTACATTCGTTATTTTTCAGCTTCTATTGTAAAACGAAA from Rhizosphaericola mali includes:
- a CDS encoding S-adenosylmethionine decarboxylase family protein codes for the protein MEEKNIFGTHSLMTLTTSAADKLTDENTFCAFTDFLIDEYGLEKVGQVVHKFESQGFTASFCLKESHICIHTWPELKSLTLDVYLCNYSQDNTDKVQEISASYIRYFSASIVKRNTIER